From Moraxella sp. K1664, one genomic window encodes:
- a CDS encoding surface lipoprotein assembly modifier, with protein MTITPVYTTFTPTKTPIKIFMAGLTFLIAHISHADDGRTDNQEPTALEPIINHAQPELLPHGALTPTTEPTLAQASNPDEDTLIADEALLLDNPDLLNHALNSAVMTNHMAGVRALLPIYQKLPKDHQNGILLGYANALVALDKGNAKVAIDELRRIIAIMPEYNVVRFHLARALFMDKQNEAALDQFNKLHADNLPDNVRQVVGQYRQALKQRDSWTWQAGMNLAKEDNINQVPKNTTQGQWTFNKPIDAITLSYQLGADKKWSLPKGAYVGANAQIHGKHHQNHKKYNDHWGRLGANLGFADAKKDLGIEAYGEKRFYGHERYTDTMGIRMSVDYRINPKFQSLNAIDISRLTNHRTPRADSNNTLYSTSLIYYPNATRYYLLGADFYDEKVPQDPSDSYERRGIRTAWGQEWAGGLSSRAQISINKRHYQGANLTSGGQIRHDKQMQASLSFWHRDIHKWGITPRLTISTNINKSNDIKANYHKNQMFVEFSRIF; from the coding sequence ATGACAATCACGCCTGTTTATACCACATTCACCCCCACCAAAACACCCATAAAAATTTTTATGGCTGGCTTGACTTTTCTAATCGCTCATATCAGCCATGCCGATGATGGTCGCACCGACAATCAAGAGCCAACCGCCCTTGAACCCATCATTAACCATGCTCAGCCTGAACTATTGCCCCATGGTGCATTAACACCAACAACAGAACCAACACTGGCACAAGCATCAAATCCTGACGAAGATACGCTCATCGCCGATGAAGCGTTACTGCTTGATAACCCCGATTTGCTCAATCACGCCCTAAATTCTGCTGTCATGACCAATCATATGGCAGGGGTTCGCGCATTATTGCCCATTTATCAAAAACTGCCCAAAGACCATCAAAATGGCATCTTGCTTGGGTATGCCAATGCACTGGTTGCCTTGGACAAAGGCAACGCCAAAGTAGCCATTGATGAGCTACGTCGCATCATCGCCATCATGCCTGAATATAATGTGGTGCGTTTTCATCTGGCAAGGGCGTTATTTATGGACAAACAAAACGAAGCCGCCCTTGACCAATTTAATAAATTACATGCTGATAACTTGCCAGATAATGTACGGCAGGTTGTTGGGCAGTACAGACAAGCGTTAAAACAACGAGATTCATGGACATGGCAAGCAGGCATGAATCTGGCCAAAGAAGACAACATCAATCAGGTGCCCAAAAACACCACGCAAGGTCAATGGACTTTTAACAAACCCATTGATGCCATCACCCTAAGCTATCAATTGGGGGCGGATAAAAAGTGGTCTTTGCCCAAAGGGGCATATGTGGGAGCGAACGCCCAAATCCATGGCAAACATCATCAAAATCACAAAAAATACAACGACCATTGGGGCAGACTGGGGGCAAATTTGGGCTTTGCTGATGCCAAAAAAGACCTTGGCATTGAGGCCTATGGTGAAAAAAGATTTTATGGGCATGAGCGTTATACCGACACCATGGGCATACGCATGTCAGTTGATTATAGAATCAACCCAAAATTTCAAAGCCTAAACGCCATAGACATATCACGCCTAACCAACCATCGGACGCCTAGGGCTGACAGTAATAACACTTTATACAGCACATCATTGATTTATTACCCAAATGCCACACGCTATTATCTTTTGGGGGCAGACTTTTATGATGAAAAAGTGCCACAAGACCCATCTGACAGCTATGAGCGTCGTGGCATACGCACAGCGTGGGGGCAAGAATGGGCGGGCGGTCTTTCAAGCCGTGCCCAAATCAGCATCAACAAACGCCATTACCAAGGGGCAAACTTAACCAGTGGTGGACAAATTCGCCATGATAAACAGATGCAAGCGTCTTTATCATTTTGGCACAGAGACATTCACAAATGGGGCATCACGCCACGACTGACCATCAGCACAAACATCAATAAAAGCAATGACATTAAGGCAAATTACCATAAAAATCAAATGTTTGTTGAGTTTAGTCGCATTTTTTGA
- a CDS encoding PepSY domain-containing protein: MKNLTNKLLAGVLSVAVLLPAVGISTTAVANDRIKAQAYGDSNFNQNRQKAMQMLVARGYQVADIEVDDYLGKPVFEVEAYKDGAEYDIVLEYPSLNILKEQRDY; the protein is encoded by the coding sequence ATGAAAAATTTAACCAATAAACTGTTGGCTGGTGTGCTAAGTGTTGCTGTTTTGTTGCCTGCCGTTGGTATCTCTACCACCGCAGTTGCTAACGACCGTATTAAAGCACAAGCTTATGGCGACAGCAATTTTAACCAAAATCGTCAAAAAGCCATGCAAATGCTTGTTGCTCGTGGCTATCAAGTTGCTGATATAGAAGTTGATGATTATTTGGGCAAGCCTGTTTTTGAAGTAGAAGCCTACAAAGACGGTGCTGAGTATGACATCGTTCTTGAATACCCATCACTTAACATCCTAAAAGAGCAACGTGATTACTGA
- a CDS encoding lactoferrin/transferrin family TonB-dependent receptor produces the protein MNQSKQNNKSKKSKQVLKLSALSLGLLNITQVALANTTADKAEATDKTNLVVVLDETVVTAKKNARKANEVTGLGKVVKTAETINKEQVLNIRDLTRYDPGIAVVEQGRGASSGYSIRGMDKNRVAVLVDGINQAQHYALQGPVSGRNYAAGGAINEIEYENVRSIEISKGANSSEYGSGALSGSVAFVTKTADDIIKDGKDWGVQTKTAYASKNNAWVNSVAAAGKAGSFSGLVIYTDRRGQEYKAHDDAYQGSQSFDRAVATTDPNNRTFLMANECANGNYEACASGGQTKLQATPTNVRDKVNVKDYTGPNRLIPNPLTQDSKSLLLRPGYQLNDKHYVGGVYETTKQNYAMQDKTVPAYLTVHDIEKSKLINHGEANGYYQGNNLGERIRDAIGANSGYGINYAHGVFYDEKHQKDRLGLEYVYDSKGENKWFDDVRVSYDKQDITLRSQLTNTHCSTYPHIDKNCTPDVNKPFSVKEVDNNAYKEQHNLIKAVFNKKMALGSTHHHINLQVGYDKFNSSLSREDYRLATHQSYQKLDYTPPSNPLPDKFKPILGSNNKPICLDAYGYGHDHPQACNAKNNTYQNFAIKQGIEKYNQKNTDKIDYQAIIDKYDKQHPKNTLKPFEKIKQSLGQETYDKIDRLGFQAYAGLRKGWADWTNENSQKNAKKGTDNIYKPNQATVVKDDNCKYSETNSYADCSTTRHISGNNYFIALRDNMTINKYVDLGLGARYDRIKHKSDVPLVDNSASNQLSWNFGVVVKPTNWLDIAYRSSQGFRMPSFSEMYGERFGVTIGKGTQHGCKGLWYICQQTVHQTKLKPEKSLNQEIGATLHNRLGSLEVSYFKNRYTDLIVGKSEEIRTLTKGADAGKQRGKGDLGFHNGQDADLTGINILGRIDLNAVNSRIPYGLYSTLAYNKVDVKGKTLNPTLAGTNMLFDAIQPSRYVVGIGYDAPSQKWGANAMFTHSDAKNPSELLADKNLGNGNIQTKQATKAKSTPWQTLDLSGYVNIKDNFTLRAGVYNVFDTYYTTWESLRQTAEGAVNQHTGLSQDKHYGRYAAPGRNYQLALEMKF, from the coding sequence ATGAATCAATCAAAACAAAACAACAAATCCAAAAAATCCAAACAAGTATTAAAACTTAGTGCCTTGTCTTTGGGTCTGCTTAACATCACGCAGGTGGCACTGGCAAACACAACGGCCGATAAGGCGGAAGCAACAGATAAGACAAACCTTGTTGTTGTCTTGGATGAAACTGTCGTAACAGCGAAGAAAAACGCTCGTAAAGCCAACGAGGTTACAGGACTTGGCAAGGTGGTCAAAACTGCTGAGACCATCAATAAAGAACAAGTACTAAACATTCGAGACTTAACACGCTATGACCCTGGCATTGCTGTGGTTGAGCAAGGTCGCGGGGCAAGCTCGGGCTATTCTATTCGTGGTATGGATAAAAATCGTGTGGCGGTATTGGTTGATGGCATCAATCAAGCCCAGCACTATGCCCTACAAGGTCCTGTGTCAGGCAGAAATTATGCCGCAGGTGGGGCAATCAACGAAATAGAATACGAAAACGTCCGCTCCATTGAGATTAGCAAAGGTGCAAATTCAAGTGAATACGGCTCTGGGGCATTATCTGGCTCTGTGGCATTTGTTACCAAAACCGCCGATGACATCATCAAAGATGGTAAAGATTGGGGCGTGCAGACCAAAACCGCCTATGCCAGTAAAAATAACGCATGGGTTAATTCTGTGGCAGCAGCAGGCAAGGCAGGTTCTTTTAGCGGTCTTGTCATCTACACCGACCGCCGTGGTCAAGAATACAAGGCACATGATGATGCCTATCAGGGCAGCCAAAGTTTTGATAGGGCGGTGGCAACCACTGACCCAAATAACCGCACATTTTTAATGGCAAATGAATGTGCCAATGGTAATTATGAAGCGTGTGCCTCTGGCGGTCAAACCAAACTTCAAGCCACGCCAACCAATGTGCGTGATAAGGTAAATGTCAAAGATTATACAGGCCCCAACCGCCTTATCCCAAACCCACTCACCCAAGACAGCAAATCCTTACTGCTTCGCCCAGGTTATCAGCTAAACGATAAGCACTATGTCGGTGGTGTGTATGAAACCACCAAACAAAACTATGCCATGCAAGATAAAACCGTGCCTGCTTATCTGACGGTTCATGACATTGAAAAATCAAAGCTCATCAACCATGGCGAAGCCAATGGCTATTATCAAGGCAATAACCTTGGTGAACGCATTCGTGATGCCATTGGGGCAAATTCAGGTTATGGCATCAACTATGCTCATGGCGTATTTTATGACGAAAAACACCAAAAAGACCGCCTAGGGCTTGAATATGTTTATGACAGCAAAGGTGAAAATAAATGGTTTGATGATGTGCGTGTGTCTTATGACAAGCAAGACATTACGCTACGTAGCCAGCTGACCAACACGCACTGTTCAACCTATCCGCACATTGACAAAAATTGTACGCCTGATGTCAATAAACCTTTTTCGGTAAAAGAGGTGGATAACAATGCCTACAAAGAACAGCACAATTTAATCAAAGCCGTCTTTAACAAAAAAATGGCGTTGGGCAGTACGCATCATCACATCAATCTGCAAGTTGGCTATGATAAATTCAATTCAAGCCTTAGCCGTGAAGATTATCGTTTGGCAACCCATCAATCTTATCAAAAGCTTGATTACACCCCACCAAGTAACCCTTTGCCAGATAAGTTTAAGCCCATTTTAGGTTCAAACAACAAACCCATTTGCCTTGATGCTTATGGTTATGGTCATGACCATCCACAGGCTTGTAACGCCAAAAACAACACTTATCAAAATTTTGCCATCAAGCAAGGCATAGAGAAATACAACCAAAAAAATACCGATAAGATTGATTATCAAGCCATCATTGACAAATATGATAAACAACACCCCAAAAACACCCTAAAACCCTTTGAGAAAATCAAACAAAGTTTGGGGCAAGAAACATACGACAAGATAGACAGACTGGGCTTTCAAGCTTATGCAGGGCTACGCAAAGGATGGGCGGATTGGACTAATGAAAACAGCCAAAAAAACGCCAAAAAAGGCACGGATAATATCTATAAGCCAAATCAAGCGACTGTTGTCAAAGATGATAACTGCAAATATAGCGAGACCAACAGCTATGCTGATTGCTCAACCACTCGCCACATCAGCGGTAATAATTATTTCATCGCTTTAAGAGACAACATGACCATCAATAAATATGTTGATTTGGGGTTGGGTGCTCGCTATGACAGAATCAAACACAAATCTGATGTGCCTTTGGTGGACAACAGTGCCAGCAACCAGCTGTCTTGGAATTTTGGCGTGGTGGTCAAGCCCACCAACTGGCTAGACATCGCTTATAGAAGCTCGCAAGGCTTTCGCATGCCAAGTTTTTCTGAAATGTATGGCGAACGCTTTGGCGTAACCATCGGTAAAGGCACGCAACATGGCTGTAAGGGTCTTTGGTACATTTGTCAGCAGACTGTCCATCAAACCAAGCTAAAACCTGAAAAATCCTTGAACCAAGAAATCGGAGCGACTTTACATAACCGCTTAGGCAGTCTTGAAGTCAGTTATTTTAAAAATCGCTATACCGATTTGATTGTTGGTAAAAGTGAAGAGATTAGAACCCTAACCAAAGGTGCTGATGCAGGCAAACAGCGTGGTAAAGGTGATTTGGGCTTTCATAATGGACAAGATGCTGATTTGACAGGCATTAACATTCTTGGCAGAATTGACCTAAACGCTGTCAATAGTCGCATTCCCTATGGATTATACTCAACACTGGCTTATAACAAAGTTGATGTTAAAGGCAAAACCTTAAACCCAACTTTGGCAGGAACAAACATGTTGTTTGATGCCATTCAGCCATCTCGTTATGTGGTGGGAATCGGCTATGATGCCCCAAGCCAAAAATGGGGAGCAAACGCCATGTTTACCCATTCTGATGCCAAAAATCCAAGCGAGCTTTTGGCAGATAAGAACTTAGGTAATGGCAACATTCAAACAAAACAAGCCACCAAAGCAAAATCCACGCCGTGGCAAACACTTGATTTGTCAGGTTATGTAAACATAAAAGATAACTTTACCTTGCGTGCTGGCGTGTATAATGTATTTGATACCTATTACACCACCTGGGAATCTTTACGCCAAACAGCAGAAGGGGCGGTCAATCAGCATACAGGACTGAGCCAAGATAAGCATTATGGTCGCTATGCCGCTCCTGGACGCAATTACCAATTGGCACTTGAAATGAAGTTTTAA
- a CDS encoding transferrin-binding protein-like solute binding protein, with product MKHIPLTTLCVAISAVLLTACGGSSGGSNPPAPTPIPNAGNAGNAGGTGNTGGTGSTDNAGNTGGTGGANSGTGSAGNSGNANSGTGSANTPEPKYQDVPTTPNNKEQVSSIQEPAMGFGMALSKINLYDQQDTPLDEKDIITLDGKKQVAKGEKSPLPFSLDVENKLLDGYMAKMNEADKNAIGKRIKEQNKQISDAELAKQIKENVRKSPDFQQVITSLENKIFHSNDKTTKATTRDLKYVDYGYYLVNDANYLTVRKTDEPRLWNSGPVGGVFYNGTTTAKELPTQDTVKYKGHWDFMTDVAKNKRNRFSEVKETYQAGWWYGASSKDEYNRLLTQEGSAPDGHSGEYGHSSEFTVDFSKKSLTGGLFSNLQDSHKQAVTKTKRYDINASIHGNRFRGSAIAHDKKEESKTKHPFTSDATNKLEGGFYGPKGEELAGKFLTDDNKLFGVFGAKQEGKVEKTEAILDAYALGTFNTNNATTFTPFTKKQLDNFGNAKKLVLGSTVIDLVSTDATKNEFTKDKPKSTTNKAGETLMVNDKVSVKTYGYGRNFEYLKFGELSVGTSNSVFLQGERTATTGDKAVPTEGTAKYLGNWVGYITGKDTGTGTGKSFNEAQDVADFDIDFGKKTVKGKLTTQGRQDPVFNITGQIAGNGWTGTASTAEANAGGYKIDSSSTGKSIVIKDAEVTGGFYGPNATEMGGSFAHKNSGDDGKVSVVFGTKKQQEVKQ from the coding sequence ATGAAACACATTCCTTTAACCACACTGTGTGTGGCAATCTCTGCCGTCTTATTAACCGCTTGTGGTGGTAGCAGTGGTGGTTCAAATCCACCTGCCCCTACGCCCATTCCAAATGCAGGCAATGCAGGTAATGCTGGCGGTACAGGAAATACAGGCGGTACTGGCAGTACTGATAATGCAGGCAATACAGGCGGTACTGGCGGTGCAAACTCTGGTACAGGCAGTGCAGGTAATTCAGGTAATGCAAACTCTGGTACAGGCAGTGCCAACACACCAGAACCAAAATATCAAGATGTGCCAACAACGCCCAATAACAAAGAACAAGTTTCATCCATTCAAGAACCTGCCATGGGTTTTGGCATGGCTTTGAGTAAAATTAATCTATACGACCAACAAGACACGCCATTAGATGAAAAAGATATCATTACCTTAGACGGTAAAAAACAAGTTGCAAAAGGTGAAAAATCGCCATTGCCATTTTCGTTAGATGTAGAAAATAAATTGCTTGATGGCTATATGGCAAAAATGAATGAAGCGGATAAAAATGCCATTGGAAAAAGAATTAAAGAACAAAATAAACAAATCTCCGATGCAGAGCTTGCCAAACAAATCAAAGAAAATGTGCGTAAAAGCCCTGATTTTCAGCAAGTAATAACATCACTGGAAAACAAAATTTTTCATTCAAATGACAAAACAACCAAAGCAACCACACGAGATTTAAAATATGTTGATTATGGTTACTACTTGGTGAATGATGCCAATTATCTAACCGTCAGAAAAACAGATGAACCAAGACTTTGGAATTCAGGTCCTGTGGGTGGTGTGTTTTATAATGGCACAACGACCGCCAAAGAGTTGCCCACACAAGATACAGTCAAATATAAAGGACATTGGGACTTTATGACCGATGTTGCCAAAAATAAAAGAAACCGATTTAGCGAAGTGAAAGAAACCTATCAAGCAGGCTGGTGGTATGGGGCATCTTCAAAAGATGAATACAACCGCTTATTAACCCAAGAAGGCTCTGCCCCTGATGGTCATAGCGGTGAATATGGTCATAGCAGTGAATTTACGGTAGATTTTAGTAAAAAGAGCCTAACAGGTGGGCTGTTTAGTAACCTACAAGACAGCCATAAACAAGCAGTAACCAAAACCAAACGCTATGACATCAATGCCAGTATCCACGGCAACCGCTTCCGTGGCAGTGCCATCGCACATGATAAAAAAGAAGAAAGCAAAACCAAACACCCCTTTACCAGCGATGCTACAAACAAGCTAGAAGGTGGTTTTTATGGACCAAAAGGTGAGGAGTTGGCAGGTAAATTCTTAACCGATGACAACAAACTCTTTGGTGTCTTTGGTGCTAAACAAGAGGGTAAAGTAGAAAAAACCGAAGCCATCTTAGATGCTTATGCACTTGGGACATTTAATACAAATAACGCAACCACATTCACCCCATTTACCAAAAAACAACTGGATAACTTTGGCAATGCCAAAAAGTTGGTCTTGGGTTCTACCGTCATTGATTTGGTATCTACCGATGCCACCAAAAATGAATTCACCAAAGACAAACCAAAGTCTACCACAAACAAAGCGGGCGAGACTTTGATGGTGAATGATAAAGTTAGTGTCAAAACCTATGGCTATGGCAGAAACTTTGAATACCTAAAATTTGGTGAGCTCAGTGTCGGCACAAGCAACAGTGTCTTTTTGCAAGGCGAACGCACCGCTACCACAGGCGATAAAGCCGTACCAACCGAAGGCACAGCCAAATATTTGGGGAACTGGGTAGGATACATCACAGGAAAGGACACAGGAACGGGCACAGGAAAAAGCTTTAATGAGGCCCAAGATGTTGCTGATTTTGACATTGACTTTGGGAAAAAAACGGTTAAAGGCAAACTGACCACCCAAGGCCGCCAAGACCCTGTATTTAACATCACAGGTCAAATCGCAGGCAATGGCTGGACAGGCACAGCCAGCACCGCCGAAGCGAACGCAGGAGGCTACAAGATAGATTCTAGCAGTACAGGTAAATCCATCGTCATCAAAGATGCCGAGGTTACTGGGGGCTTTTATGGTCCAAATGCAACCGAGATGGGTGGGTCATTTGCACACAAAAACAGCGGTGATGATGGCAAAGTCTCTGTGGTCTTTGGCACAAAAAAACAACAAGAAGTTAAGCAGTAA